In Dama dama isolate Ldn47 chromosome 20, ASM3311817v1, whole genome shotgun sequence, a single window of DNA contains:
- the KCNA2 gene encoding potassium voltage-gated channel subfamily A member 2 → MTVATGDPADEAAALPGHPQDTYDPEADHECCERVVINISGLRFETQLKTLAQFPETLLGDPKKRMRYFDPLRNEYFFDRNRPSFDAILYYYQSGGRLRRPVNVPLDIFSEEIRFYELGEEAMEMFREDEGYIKEEERPLPENEFQRQVWLLFEYPESSGPARIIAIVSVMVILISIVSFCLETLPIFRDENEDMHGSGVTFHTYSNSTIGYQQSTSFTDPFFIVETLCIIWFSFEFLVRFFACPSKAGFFTNIMNIIDIVAIIPYFITLGTELAEKPEDAQQGQQAMSLAILRVIRLVRVFRIFKLSRHSKGLQILGQTLKASMRELGLLIFFLFIGVILFSSAVYFAEADERESQFPSIPDAFWWAVVSMTTVGYGDMVPTTIGGKIVGSLCAIAGVLTIALPVPVIVSNFNYFYHRETEGEEQAQYLQVTSCPKIPSSPDLKKSRSASTISKSDYMEIQEGVNNSNEDFREENLKTANCTLANTNYVNITKMLTDV, encoded by the coding sequence ATGACAGTGGCCACCGGAGACCCAGCGGATGAGGCTGCTGCCCTCCCTGGGCACCCGCAGGATACCTATGACCCAGAAGCAGACCACGAATGCTGTGAGAGGGTGGTGATCAACATCTCCGGGCTGCGGTTTGAGACTCAGCTAAAGACCTTAGCCCAGTTTCCAGAGACCCTCTTAGGGGACCCAAAGAAACGGATGAGATACTTTGATCCCCTCCGGAATGAGTACTTTTTCGATCGGAACCGCCCGAGCTTTGATGCCATTTTGTACTACTACCAGTCTGGGGGCCGGTTAAGGCGACCCGTGAATGTGCCCTTAGATATATTCTCTGAAGAAATTCGGTTTTATGAGCTGGGAGAAGAAGCAATGGAGATGTTTCGGGAAGACGAAGGCTACATCAAAGAGGAAGAGCGTCCTCTGCCTGAAAATGAATTTCAGAGACAGGTGTGGCTTCTCTTTGAATACCCAGAGAGCTCAGGGCCTGCCAGGATTATAGCTATTGTGTCTGTCATGGTGATCTTGATCTCAATCGTCAGCTTCTGCCTGGAGACATTGCCCATATTCCGGGATGAGAATGAAGACATGCATGGCAGTGGAGTGACCTTCCATACCTACTCCAATAGCACCATCGGGTACCAGCAGTCCACTTCCTTCACTGACCCTTTCTTCATCGTAGAGACCCTCTGCATCATCTGGTTCTCCTTTGAGTTCTTGGTGAGGTTCTTTGCCTGTCCCAGTAAAGCCGGCTTCTTCACCAACATCATGAACATCATTGACATTGTGGCCATCATCCCCTACTTCATCACCCTGGGAACAGAGCTGGCTGAGAAGCCAGAGGATGCTCAGCAGGGTCAGCAGGCCATGTCACTGGCCATCCTTCGAGTCATCCGGTTGGtaagagtctttaggattttcaagTTGTCCAGACACTCCAAAGGTCTCCAGATTCTAGGTCAGACCCTCAAAGCCAGCATGAGAGAATTGGGCCTCCTAATATTCTTCCTCTTCATCGGGGTCATCCTTTTCTCTAGTGCTGTCTATTTCGCAGAGGCCGATGAGAGGGAGTCCCAGTTCCCGAGCATCCCGGATGCCTTCTGGTGGGCAGTCGTCTCCATGACAACTGTAGGCTATGGAGACATGGTTCCGACTACCATTGGGGGAAAGATCGTGGGTTCCCTGTGTGCAATTGCAGGTGTTTTAACCATTGCCTTACCGGTCCCTGTCATAGTGTCCAATTTCAACTACTTCTACCACcgggagacagagggagaggagcAGGCCCAGTACTTGCAAGTGACAAGCTGTCCAAAGATCCCATCCTCCCCAGACCTAAAGAAAAGTAGAAGTGCCTCTACCATTAGTAAGTCTGATTACATGGAGATCCAGGAGGGGGTAAACAACAGTAACGAGGACTTTAGAGAGGAAAACTTGAAAACAGCCAACTGCACTCTGGCTAATACAAACTATGTGAATATTACCAAAATGTTAACTGACGTCTGA